The nucleotide window ttggtatcagagcctagggttcttgtaggggaattcacaacatatttagggtttagtttgagtccttcatgcattcagtccatcatatatagctgaattttagtaacagtgtgtagtctccttcatatagagtctcgtagggtcatttagtttttagacgcatatagttgtcatagaaggtctttaggttgagcaagtcagtgtatgcccacacgtacgggtcgcggtttcggtttgcaccctacactaaacatggaacaattgcaagagtcactaaacaagatatctcagacgttggagtctatgattaagcgcttggaaatagaccaatgctgtgaacagcttgatgtacgcattacccgactaaagaccatcgataggacaaaccccaccattggggtagatgtccaatctcaagcaggtggcctggaggatacACCAATGAATgaagttggtcaaggaatcaattatgggtgtgcacccagacacccaccccatgagagacataaagaccactattttgaggggtacaatatgtgtggccttgtggctggagagagtgcaccagcggctagtgtagagttacccactgaggccattccggtaatggatgagttacgtgatatctttcctgatgatctaccggatgagtcccctaggaaggatatagagcacaccagaatatgggacatcataatacctacaaccgagttcacGTTGAATaagtttgtcgataggtccacaggtctaagtccttatgaagtcgttactgattataaacctaggaaacttattgatcttgtccctatgtcactgtcccataggccgtcagagtctgcagagtcttttgcgcatcacattcattcatggcatcaagaaatcaggcagaagatcatgactaataatgaacattgcacattttatacagaccagtataaatgtttcaaaggattcaatattggggactctgtgatggtctgcatcaggcccgagcggtatccttcgagggccgttcgtaagttacacgcgtgtagcgctggacccgtcaaaattataaaacgaaacggtctcaatgtgtatgagatagatcttccaccttccatgggaattagtttcacatccgatgtagaggatttagttacttttcagaggaccactgatactttgtccggcccttcgcccacccatcctgattcctcatATTTATCCCTTAAACCATGGCccattcccaacccattttcccaacctctacctcccatatctacttttcctaacctttcttcccagcctctacctcccatacctaccattctcgacccatttttccagcctctacgtcccatacctacccgtcccaacccattttcccagcctctacctcccatatctatccttcccaacccattttttcagcctctacgtcccatacctactcgTCCCAACCtatgttcccagcctctacctcccatacttacccatcccgacccatcttctcagcctctacctcccatacctatcattcccgactcatttttccagcctctatctcccatacctaaccttcacacacccaaaaaggaaatagaggatatccaggaccatcagatagtttcaacgtcggacggcgggtttgaagtacgtggttaaatggaagttacGCCAAGCTTCAGTACGTGGCTCACCGAGGAGGAGCTTGAGAGACTTGATCCCGACATCCTGAAGCATTCCAGAGTTTTATTTCTCCGGTGGCGAAATCTTTGCgaggggagaattgatggggacatcacgcgcacacgcgcactcacgccgccccttacgcacgtacgtcgtagatggaggaccccaccatcgatctgcctcgatgacgatgtccagggagggcctcccagctagaagtcaagttttggttcagaaaagtggcccgatagtcaagaaaagcccaccatgggatctcatgatcgtggctcactcgtcagattggttttatattttaggttttgcttattgttattatttagaacatcgtgaacgctttagatttcctcgtttggtttttattttagtttacttcatcgccaagtaataggtgtcgcacatggtgcgagtttttgggtatagggttctccctataaataggcaccccttgtagttcttttcattcattgaagttaataaaaaaattcctgctttatttttctgctctcttcgtgagttgtggaagaattcaaaagtgggtgtgaagccctcccttttcgaagggctaactaccgtggtgcgaagccacatcgatcccaattcacccccatcttccatcatcttttttttccatcttcccccaccatccatacttcgaatttgtccttttgttgcatcagatttcttcattgaagcaggtttccagatttcggcccgcaggcgagctgaaacttcggcggagcaccacgcacaaaccgtacatcggatcgagctgaaatttggaggttttggagtccatccctggccgaccagggccaaggtggcctttttctgaatagtgggctccacacacgtgcggccgggatcacacacacgtccatctggaccattgttgctgtccacgcgcgggatcatcttttggttcaggtttttatcttcttttatcctctcatagccgtttttttcatgaatcctaaccctatattacatgatccctaattgatttgcccctttttatcatcttagggttccttgaattgaaattagggaatcccttggattggggactgatttttatacatgagtagttgattttatttccctttgatattgtttggcttataattttattggtccagtcctagcctgtgtcggcttggacccacatacattcccctttaattgaatgtttggattttcatatgggacgtggaatttgtgtgattgtttctgaattggtgtcaTCTAAGGCTGCAatcttaaataaaaaaatcaaaggtcaGTATCATCACTAATGCATGATTATGGGACCATATCTTTGTTATGACAGCACCAAGAACATGGACGGTTCGAATCGTAGggccatctcagcatgtgggccccagtggggtAATGCATGTTAACCATTGGAATCAtagttagatttttatttttattttcaagtcCAAACATAAAGCAACCTAATTGCAATTTGGATCCTGTATAGCTCATGCCCTCAATATGAATTTTGAGGAAATTGTAATTTGGTCATCTCCACATCATTAGACTTATAATTACAATTCAAGTTGATAATGCATCCAAACGGACCTAAGATTCAGATTGGATTGTACAAAACCAAGGGAGCTCGAATGGGCACTTAAGATATTGTTTTTATCGAATGCAGGATATAAGAATTTGGGGCTGGACAGAAGACTTGTTTGGATATTCTGTTGCTTTTGTTCTTCACTTAGCCATGGAAAGTGGTGTGCATAAACTGGATGAAACAGAGTTCAAGGAGTGTTTGAACTTGACTTGGAAGCAACCATATGTTTTGCGTCTTGCATTTTCTGCTGGCATCGGAGGCCTCCTCTTCGGCTACGACACTGGTATGAAGATTTATCCCTTTCGTACTTTTCAATGTATATTTCATTTTGAATTGTGAGAACTGATGCAGATGTGGTTTTAAAACATGAATGCGTTTTTTTTATGGACGCATGTATTGCATGGTTGCTTACCCATAATACTTAGTATTGAGATATAGAGCTTTTCTAAGCCCGTATGAGTACAAGGCAGTCCATGTACAAGCCACCATATGTGCCAGCGTGGCTGACTGGTCTGTTCGGCAGCTTGGCAAGGAGGTTAGAAACATTTGGACAGTTAAGAAAACTTCAACCAAGTTTTTTTTTCAGTGGTACATTTGTTTTCTTGTaaagtgcggcccacctgacaagtggaCAGACTTCATTCTTGTGCAAGAGCATCTGCATATTGCTACACTGatggatgggtcggatttcaTACCAGCGTGCTATGCTGGCACGTCTGTAGGGTGGTCTTAGCAAAGCTCTTAgatatgtgatgcaagacaattaaccacttgctctaaaagcttgaactgatagagcatggcgaatcaatccctttatctcatagcccaggccccacatcgcatgggttaggacctcagccgaacccccctcgtgggccccacctcacacaagccacccgcctcacacggaccgcccaccccgagtatgaccctacatcccacaggccaccccactcaagcccagtatgaaaatgcccctgcattaatatgTTTATGGATgctttttatatttgaattgcaagAGATGGGCTTGTACGAGATTGAATCCATGGAAGTCTACAATATGACATCTCCCGGAAATCTGGCCGGCCCACTAGTCTGGGGCCCCACACATGTACGTTTGATATGGACCATACATTTTCATCTTAAGCACACACCCCATTGGTGGATCTGATGAattttttgggccagggcatgttgCAGTGTTTCCTGCctcatgaatggtctggatctatgTAGCGTAAGAGGCAATGAGTTCTCCTCCATGGAAGAAATGCCCATTTCTTCTATTCACAGTAGTCCTTTGTTATTTTATCAAGGTGTTGCTCTACTCAGCATTCATATgctgtggtccacatgattttaGTTGAATGAGAATAATATGAAGTTGCAAACTGTATCAGCAATGGAGTATTTGGTTGTTGAGTGCAGGTGTTATTTCGGGCGCACTTCTTTATATTCGAGACGATTTTCAGGCAGTTGATAAGAAGACAGTCTTACAGGTAAGCTGCTACTTCTGCACTGACATTTACAAGTGGTTTGCTAATCCCACAAGCACATCTAACCCCATCCAAAGACTGGTCCACTCAGCACATGGTCTGAACTGTAAGAAGCAAATGTTCTACTCGTTCACTTCGCCTACACGATGAGCGTActgtcctgatttttgggccatgctcaCTGATGGGTGACTAGATATTTCATGAATACCACCTGAGCATGTATGCTGGCTCGTAGATTTGTTGGCGTATACGCGAGTGTGGGATGAATGAACCTGTATTAATCAAGGATTTTGATGGATTTGATAGTTATGGTTTAGTTTCCtctttgttttgcatttgattggGAATCCATTTATCGATAGGAAACCATTGTGAGCATGGCTGTAGCTGGAGCTATAATTGGTGCAGGCATTGGTGGATGGATGAATGATAGATTTGGGAGGAGATTTTCAATTCTGTGGGCCGACTTTCTCTTCTTCATTGGTGCTATCGTCATGGCTGCTGCTCCGTTTCCTGGAATAATCATCCTCGGTCGGATCTTTGTGGGTCTGGGAGTCGGGATGGCTTCCATGACTTCACCCCTATACATTTCCGAAGCTTCTCCCGCTAGAGTCCGAGGTGCCCTCGTTAGCACTAATGGACTCCTAATCACAGGAGGACAGTTTTTGTCCTACATTATCAATCTGGCCTTCACCAAGGTACACATAAATTGCTAGTCCATCAACATTTCAGTTAGTGGGTTTTGCTAGGCTGAGGCATACCACTACTTGTAGTTGAAATTCTGCACTTTGGTGTtgatcatgtgtggcccgccTGATTTGTGTGATGTTTGTCCTGTTTCATCTACAAAAAGGGGCACACCTGAGGAAATGGCTCTTATATTATAATGAAAACTTCTTGCAGGCTCCTGGAACCTGGCGTTGGATGCTTGGAGTAGCGGGAGTTCCAGCTTTTGTTCAATTTATATTGATGTGGTGGCTTCCGGAGTCTCCTCGGTGGCTCTATAGAAAGGTTATCATCATTTCTTAATTTATGAAATCTTGGCCTTTTTTTTCCTCGTGTGATCCAACTAATGTCTTATAGATGCATGAATCTACTGGCTGAGGAATTTATAAGATCTTTCACCCCATGCTTTCTGCAGTATGCTCATGTTTTCAGTTTTGACAAGTCGGGGCCATGCCCCGACCCTATACAAAGGTTTGTACATGTATGATGTGCATCAAAGCGTGTTTAAGTGTCTAAGTGTGTTCTAAGTGAGTTTAAGTGCATCTAAGTACATTGCACTTCGATGACCTTAAAAATGCTTACAACTGTATTTGGACACACATACATTTATATGCACTTAGGTGCACTTAAACGCGCTTAAATGCACCTTGACGCACTTCTATACATATAAAGTTTTGTATTATGGTCTCCTGTTGTTAACATTTTAGGATTACGCCACGACTTGAAAGATTAGGATTATCATATTTGGGAAAATTGGTGCATTGTCCATCCTTTATTGGATGGAATGTATGGATTTTCTCAATTACTGATTCATGGGTCCCATTTTTTCAGAACTGAAACTCAAGTATACTGTTAAATATCCTAAAATTTGTCTGATTGGCTTGTTATTGTCATTGGATACATGAATTTGAAGTTTGGAGTTATTACCTTTGCATCGAGTAAAATGGGCATTGGCCCACGGGGTTTTTGGGAATTTGCATTTGGAGGTTAGGTTGAGTtgacattggacggtgtggatgtgcacTTGCTTGTTTCTTGAAATCAGACAAGTGAACTTGCTTGCCATTTGGAGCCGGttcaatcagtgttttaaatacgTGTAGGGATTACATTTGTTTATATGTTTCAACAGGACCGGAAACAAGAAGCCATCGATATTTTGAGGAAGATATACCCTCCCCATGAAATCGAAAAAGAGATTGAGGCCTTGCGGCTATCTGTCGAAGCTGAAATAGCCGATGAAAGTTCTACCGGAGAAACCAATATCtttcttaaaataaaaaatgcatggAAGAACGTCGTCGTCCGGAGAGGGCTCGTCGCTGGTATCGGTTGCCAGGTGGCCCAGCAATTCGTAGGCATCAACACAGTCATGTATTACAGCCCCACTATTGTTCAGTTGGCCGGTTTCGCTTCCAACAAAACTGCATTGGCACTCTCCCTCATTACCTCGGGTCTTAATGCCGTTGGTTCCATTGTCAGTATCTGTTTCGTCGATAGAGTTGGGAGGAGAAAGCTGCTTATTGGTAGCTTGATAGGAATCATAGTAATGCTTGGGCTATTAACCGGCATATTTATCGGTGCTGAAAAAAATTCCCCATCTGTTGGTAGCCAAGAGACCGCACATTTTTCGAACTATACATGTCCAGCTTACAAAGCAGCCCCAAGCGCTTCATGGACTTGTATGAAATGCTTGAAAGCATCATCGGATTGCGGATTTTGTGCTCATGGAGGCAACCATGTAAGTAAAATCTTCACCACTTTTTACTATTGCATTCTTTTCtctatttggttttcttttaacCATCTAAGAGCAGTCTATATTCTTGCATTGATGTTGTGGGTCTAATGCAAACAGAATGActcacatgcaactagttggagattaaaaataaaaataaaaaattgtgccATATGTTTGGAATACAATCTGTCCAGCAGGTTCACCCTACCATGAAAAATGGACACCCCCAAAAGCAgtctgatccaaccatcaggtgggtcccacatgaatatGGAGGTTTCCGGGTGGTTGTgcgttgtttcttatggtgtggggcGCCTGATGGttgtttggcctgattttttttgtgCCCCATTTTCATACTGGGTGGCcgtgatggacaggttggatttcatgcACAGACCATGGCGGACCTCACACATAACTAGTTGCGTGGACTTCTCATCTACAACTAGTCGCATATATGACATTCTCCAATATCAGTATATCAATGATATCAAAATAATCGTATACCAACACCAGTTGCTATAACCAAATGATGCCATTCTCTACTAATAACTTccacttatttatttttatcgGCAGTACTTAAAATGACCACTAAAAAGAGTATTTTCGTTGAGAACTGATCGCATACAACCGGTTGTAGGCTAACTTAAACAACAACCCATTTTTACAAGCATCTATGCCCTCAAAGTATCCAATGGACAGAAAAAACAAAGGGCCTAAAAAATGGTTTGTATCATTTGACAGGCTGTAGGTCATCGGATCTCGTTTATGTTCTCTTTGCTTCTATAAAATTGTTAATTTTcaagatgatgagaaagaaacCGTTGGATTAGTTTTCTAAAACTTTCAATTTTCAAAATGATGAGAAAGAAACCGTTGGATCGATTTTACTGTCTAACCATTTCTTCTCAAAACGAGTCTGTTAGAACTGGTAGAACTGTTATATGGTAGAGTCATCTCTTTAGAGTCTACATGATTGGGGCCATCACTTTTTCCACTTTATGTCAATGAATGTTGATTTCGAATGATTTTTTTCTACTGTCCATAACTTTGAAGGCCGGATGGTCCAATCTATCCACTGGTGTTTGTACCATTCTGATATCAATGCATCATAAGCTGACTGGTAAAGAAGAGGATATGTCATTGTTTCCACCGCATTTAGTCTTATATATTCTCAACTGAATCTTGGTCACGATTTCACTCTTTGTGCAGCTTGGTCCTGGTGCATGTTTGGTGTCGGATCCAACCGTAAGGACCGCATGCCATGGTGAGCACCGTGAGTGGTACACCAGAGGATGCCCCAGCAATTTCGGATGGTTGGCATTGGCCGGACTAGCGTTATACATCATTTCGTATTCCCCAGGAATGGGGACCGTCCCTTGGATTGTCAACTCGGAAATCTACCCGTTGAGATATAGGGGCCTCTGCGGAGGGATGGCTGCGGTCGCCAACTGGGTCTCGAATCTCATCGTCTCACAGTCATTCTTATCCTTAACAGAAGCCATTGGAAGTTCATACACATTCCTTTTGTTTTGCGTGGTGTCTTGCGTTGCGCTCGTCTTCATCTTCCTATTTGTGCCAGAGACAAAAGGATTGCCATTTGAAGAGGTTGAGAAGATGCTGGAGAATAGTAATTGGATGATTGGAATGAAAAGCTCGGTCGAGGCCGAAACCAGTCATTCAAAATGACCATTGTTTTTCCATCTGAAATCAAGCATGTCAGAAGTTTGGATTCcacaaatgaattgaattgcaaatatGAAAGCAACGTAATTTCGATTTGGAGATCAGCCCGCTTATGTTTGTGCTCAGGAGAAGATACAGTTTGGTCCAGTAGAGTggctattgcaattcaattcaatagtgcatccaaacggacGTTTAGCTCTTGGTTTGTTTCGTTTGATCACAGGCGTTGGCAATGTGTTGTTCTAATGACAATGTACTTTGGAagatggtttttatttattttctgacTGAGTCATCCAATACCACCCATATGATAGTGTTTTCTTGTGAAAGGAAAGACTTCTTTGAAGGAAAGACTTCTTTGAATATCAGCAGTTTCCTTTCTATATTGGCTATTTTCAAGTATGAAATTTTCTTACCAAAGGAAATGCAGATGAAAGAAACGACATTGTAATGTTTAAACAGCagatgtgttttctcttcttcaaggtTCTTATTTAGAAGAAGAGGATATGACTGAATTGTAATGAAGTTGCAGTTACGTTACATTGAGATTTGAAGGCCAATCATTCAATCCACTGATGTTGAGGAAGGTTGTTAAAATTTTGTCATTTGAATTGTGGGTCGTGTTTGGGCATGGCGCAGCCATTCAAATTTTTCTTGTTTCCCGAAAATGCCAAAAAAATTTAGCTTCATTTGAAAGGCTTGGTGTGTATCAGGACTCGGTCCAAATCACACCTGACTCGACCCATACAAGTAGAGAGCGATTCAGACGGAGTTGCACCATACAACTCATTGTGTTTATAAATAAATGATGAGAAATTTTCCCCTGCTTGATGTGTTAATgacatccagcccgtccattagatgcattACACATGATGTATTAATGACATCCACGCGTCCATGAGATGCATCACATGAGACATGCTAATGacatccgatccatccatcagatggatcaCTCCATGAAACCTCTCCGGTTTATAAATCAGCCCGATCCAGAACTTAGGTGGTCCATAGAAAAGGAAACAAAGTGGGAAGAGATCCACCCATCCAACATTGATTTTCAATAGGACCCCCCTGAGTTGCAAACAGCCTGATTGTTTGCCCGACCCTTCATCCAAGCTAGATGAAGGATCATGCGGGAGGAGTTTTCAAAGCGTTTGTTTTCACTGGTTCCCAACTGGTTGATGGGTAGAAAGGGGATGTTAGaacgagtgttttttttttcttgcaatgCACCTTTCATCATGTGTTCCACCATATGAATATAGGAGACCCAGTAAATCAGGTCAAACCAGAactaaggtgggtcacaccattggaaacatggTAAAATTGCCAAATTCAAGTGAcaaggtccacctgatgatttttTTGGACTTATCTTTGGGGTGTCTCACTTTCATGGAAGGGTGCACCATTTGGGCGGGTTGGATTCCATAAAaatataatggtgggtcccacagtttttGGAGCTTTCGGGCAgctccatggtgtggcccatgtaatgatttgattgatctgatttttgggaATTACTGCCTAATTAATGGATCTTcctgttggacgggttggatagcTTACAAGGATCATGGGATCTcaaatagattttatttttttttttactctttctgGAAACATGCATGTCTTGGcggtccaaaccattcatcaagtgagtcccacaaTTAAAAGGGGTCGTTTGGACGCCTGGAAATAGTTCAAGTAGTAAATGAGTAAATTGTTCAAGTCCTATAAATGAAGATCCAATCTTTAAACCGTTGGGCTGTAAATAGAAAGCTTGTAAACAAAATTATGATTGTTTAAGTCCTATAAATGGAGAATCAATCTTTGAAAATTGGCCTTAGTTTGTAAATGTaaagcctgtaaatgaaatcacaattttttgcttgtaaatcaaatggggctaaaagttttaaatgatttacagtcatttttcagcatccaaacacaaattgTAAACCATTTACCTGCAAATCATTTTCAGTTAACCacacttacaggcatccaaacgaccccaaaGTGATGCCTCAAAATTCAGGCCAATCAAGAACTCCcgtaggccacaccatatgaaacaatgcaAAATTgcggaaaaaagaagaagaagaagaaaagtccaAATCcaagtgatggggcccacctaatgattgtttGGTCTgatttccctccctccctctctgcgCAGAAAATTGCATATATTCAAAAAATGTAGTTGGGAGCAGTGGTGGATGGAATAAGATATGGTATTGATTTTAAGATTTTTCCTGTTGACATGATTAATTTGAATTCCTGCTCGATGCAGGAAGCAAGATATTGGTGGTTGAAGTCATTGGTATTCCACACTCTTACACCTTCAATTATTTATTCATGTGCACCACCAAGGGATCAAGGTAGCTGATAGCTGACGCCATGGCTAATCCAGGATAGAGGATTAGCTctattttttatttgcatttgttACTTTTGCTGTTGTTTAAATGTAATCTTTTTTCTTGATTCTTTTGGCCTCTCTATCATGGTGTGCTCCAACGCCGGTTCATATCATGGTGTGCTCCAACGCCGGTTCGGGACCGTAAAGACCATTACATGTGACACCCGTTGCACATTACAGAGCCATAAAGGTTGTTACAAAGTCATAAAGGTCGTTACGATTGTCAcgtaacaaaaaaataaag belongs to Magnolia sinica isolate HGM2019 chromosome 8, MsV1, whole genome shotgun sequence and includes:
- the LOC131252888 gene encoding probable inositol transporter 2, whose translation is MQDIRIWGWTEDLFGYSVAFVLHLAMESGVHKLDETEFKECLNLTWKQPYVLRLAFSAGIGGLLFGYDTGVISGALLYIRDDFQAVDKKTVLQETIVSMAVAGAIIGAGIGGWMNDRFGRRFSILWADFLFFIGAIVMAAAPFPGIIILGRIFVGLGVGMASMTSPLYISEASPARVRGALVSTNGLLITGGQFLSYIINLAFTKAPGTWRWMLGVAGVPAFVQFILMWWLPESPRWLYRKDRKQEAIDILRKIYPPHEIEKEIEALRLSVEAEIADESSTGETNIFLKIKNAWKNVVVRRGLVAGIGCQVAQQFVGINTVMYYSPTIVQLAGFASNKTALALSLITSGLNAVGSIVSICFVDRVGRRKLLIGSLIGIIVMLGLLTGIFIGAEKNSPSVGSQETAHFSNYTCPAYKAAPSASWTCMKCLKASSDCGFCAHGGNHLGPGACLVSDPTVRTACHGEHREWYTRGCPSNFGWLALAGLALYIISYSPGMGTVPWIVNSEIYPLRYRGLCGGMAAVANWVSNLIVSQSFLSLTEAIGSSYTFLLFCVVSCVALVFIFLFVPETKGLPFEEVEKMLENSNWMIGMKSSVEAETSHSK